From one Nematostella vectensis chromosome 7, jaNemVect1.1, whole genome shotgun sequence genomic stretch:
- the LOC116609930 gene encoding leucine-rich repeat serine/threonine-protein kinase 2 isoform X2, with product MQAQKIGDLHDICSKGQVLELKQYLGNLNNTQILEEHAGFLGYTPLHQATSRGHADCVALLLWYGADANAPANGGYTPLHLAASMNFVDCVKELLRNDADISVQDGFGKTPFETAVIHRCKPAARILKSEEIKKLARENNPHLKEILQSITDRDITDTCLQEALCEGCKMGHVNAINSIAIAGVSRRLRFEERNCMLVTVKLHFIPALSVLLVCYAAQNNLLKLLKYLLEVPLVQEEKDAARQQMPFSQQIHPLINSIRAYYKADDFQVAVPLQLALYNEYKEVAKVLLLCFNCNKDSKEIDWRKLGLRELDSSLLKKIRWPEKLVLSSNLLAGISNSIVDLDRLCRLDLQKNKLRKIPSGLLKMTCLKYLDLSDNELTDLPRKEWSPVLKTLYLSGNLLETLPDSMASAKLVNLYLARNRLYEVPACVCELLTLEILDLSDNNRLTRLPEKMGKLTKISTLRLDNLEQVTDPPEEIKRNGVKTIMYLRAKLRSARGYYSMKLMLVGREAQGKTTLMHRLMLDNTYFINSATNGISMEEFRLKKDFLHREFIFKIWDFGGQEDYYATHQCFISTLSLYILVWNLEEGEEGAARLEGWLDTISARAPGSSLVIVGTHLDRIKSNISDYGEDYVSHMHNVVVELCELPKYNRICVKAIKEVSCGLESREGIDDLRNKIYDIASSLLKSGPNQVPVMGEPIPHSYFTVEELIAKKREELKAEKKLPFIHRAEFEALVTDTTRSDALDIEDPDDVKEITKFLHERGIVMHYDDPNQDLQDYYFIDPAWLCDLMARIVTLPIANPHFKEGILSKDKFEFIFRDETFPYEYYTQFVRLLNRFQIACSLDENRLLVPSKLPEETPKDATSADLRYITVKRFHSLPFMPYGFWDRFIARFLYYTRDMVVSGCTPVPSPGSPASMLRTPYDLDPCCCKCRLTSDEPIEEEISETSDNVATEDVNAHEDPENCTGDENRNEVTDGLDPYARYVLEEDVDGVYINGVWFSGITKNGEDSSSDEDCSDDYEDYEESSFNSKDSGTPYRIQVIRQNGYAKRFVEKRAASGRKRKPLSQSFTSGELQAGLKQNRSARLKKSTSNSLPKHLPQRKEIGSPAVSPLSASLNGYHHEAVVRSVGNVSTSLSDRGTSFESRDQARIFSHQDAPSSCPHVGFGTSNTIASGDRFHQQPGSSEDDSSLLSTSSSNGEQEIESKVPSTASESVKGVLSPTPSQDEVFLPENSREKEGLHPQQLDFEERNASSNIEENVEEASSAEGVVQENSTRRSRILDFLECPVHEPNCPCLKEHQAGSIPELPSDLPTLIDRHFLRCWRSGVCLSHQDTNLFVKVSHIGDPQDKSRELIVTEVSPNRLGRRILSYVVDHIDTLIREWYPDLSFTDGRELKVRQAIPCTVCERLGTTPTMFPFVQCQAQSSISDSIPCPNHPEVELNLHLVAPDIMLHDVDPDLLLSTEEIKYENTESNLIGSGGFGKVVVRGECRGQPVAIKFFDKCDDEIDPLRHYFEARKELNVLRRVRQHPYLINIIGVSLRPLCLVLELAEKGNLSESLSSPIPIHRIVLFRIAYQIADALAYLHTLGVIYRDLKPENILVWSLNEGDDLYVKLIDFGTANFATSAGLISMKGTSGNHAPEMLDVEKREYTEQVDIYSYAILLYQIITRKLPFTELKREPEINQAVVNGERPKWRDCPVAFYGLPSLTELMLECWVSKPTRRPKSGDITQQVKMPAFQLVLGKMHVPSEQSVRHACVVPNAKEIWIACFDHTGNTVLVFDYDHLALKHTFSVDTFQETIDAFKVQCMHLVGDQMLIAFRGSDNFINAYSTGAKYKLLWSIRFNENITCLSSDGKYLFVGMNEGVVRIVQRKDVKKHENRRSDVNIKVERHRILSLIAVGDRLWVSSSKYVYTYFTKACEMEAFDMESMWYGGIEGFEESPQTQMSNLTVSFDGLHVWTTCRCVLTKWCLETRQRIFDLDCSAVIQGISSGGLTIQERDADIVCLAPALDTVWVGTGSGHILICKSEEARLITWFRPFQEVRTLSLCTGPGPYGTEQCFVVSTGKGLRGDGLGTSNPIVCPLTPERVHEVQDEMVIRKNEEARAKTRKRSLSAPKLKSGSSVDNEDGGMGARIVYKSTMIVWEALTANVLERIEHKSGRVINHAFYEKVQNSHTSCQATDEVLR from the exons ATGCAAGCCCAGAAAATAGGCGATCTTCACGATATCTGCAGCAAAGGACAAGTCCTTGAACTAAAACAATATCTTGGAAACCTCAACAATACTCAAATTTTAGAAGAGCATGCTGGCTTTCTTGGATATACTCCTCTGCATCAAGCCACCAGCCGTGGACATGCCGACTGTGTTGCCCTCCTTCTTTGGTATGGAGCAGATGCAAATGCCCCTGCCAATGGAGGTTATACCCCTCTACATCTTGCTGCATCTATGAACTTTGTTGACTGTGTTAAAGAATTGCTGCGCAACGATGCAGACATCTCAGTGCAGGATGGGTTTGGGAAGACTCCTTTTGAAACTGCAGTCATTCATAGGTGTAAGCCAGCTGCAAGAATTCTGAAAAGTGAAG AAATCAAGAAACTAGCTCGAGAGAATAATCCCCACCTAAAGGAAATCCTACAGTCTATTACTGATAGAGATATCACAGACACTTGCCTGCAGGAGGCTTTATGTGAAGGATGCAAAATGGGCCATGTCAATGCTATCAACTCCATTGCTATTGCTGGTGTTTCTAGGAGACTCAGATTTGAAGAGCGGAATTGTATGCTTGTGACTGTAAAGCTTCATTTTATACCA GCTCTGTCTGTACTCCTGGTTTGTTATGCCGCTCAAAACAACCTCCTTAAGTTGCTCAAGTACCTGCTTGAAGTCCCCCTTGTCCAGGAGGAGAAAGATGCAGCGCGCCAGCAGATGCCCTTTAGCCAGCAAATACATCCTCTTATCAACAGCATCAG GGCGTACTACAAAGCAGACGATTTCCAAGTCGCAGTCCCTCTGCAGCTTGCCTTATACAATGAATACAAAGAAGTGGCCAAAGTGCTACTTCTCTGCTTCAACTGCAACAAGGACTCCAAAGAGATTGACTGGAGGAAGCTAGGCTTGAGAGAACTGGATTCTTCACTTCTGAAGAAAATTCGCTGGCCTGAAAAGCTGGTTCTCTCTTCGAACTTGCTGGCTGGCATCTCCAACAGCATCGTCGACCTTGATAGGCTATGTCGTCTTGATCTTCAGAAGAACAAACTTCGAAAGATCCCGAGTGGCCTGCTCAAAATGACTTGCCTAAAGTACCTGGATCTTTCTGATAACGAGTTAACTGACCTTCCGCGTAAAGAGTGGTCGCCTGTGCTTAAGACATTGTACTTAAGTGGTAACCTACTTGAGACCCTTCCAGATAGCATGGCTTCGGCAAAATTGGTAAACTTGTACTTGGCTCGTAACAGGCTGTACGAAGTGCCGGCGTGTGTGTGCGAGCTACTGACGCTGGAGATATTGGATCTCTCGGATAACAACCGTCTAACACGTCTCCCAGAAAAGATGGGAAAGCTTACTAAGATATCTACTCTGCGTCTTGATAACCTGGAACAG GTCACAGACCCCCCAGAGGAGATTAAGAGGAATGGGGTCAAGACGATAATGTACCTCCGGGCGAAGCTTCGCTCCGCACGAGGCTATTATTCTATGAAGCTGATGCTTGTTGGGCGGGAAGCGCAAGGGAAGACCACCTTGATGCACCGACTGATGTTGGATAACACATACTTCATAAACAGCGCGACAAATG GAATCAGTATGGAAGAATTTCGTCTCAAGAAAGACTTCCTTCACCGAGAGTTTATTTTCAAGATTTGGGATTTCGGCGGCCAGGAGGACTACTACGCCACACATCAGTGTTTCATCTCCACCCTGTCCCTCTACATCCTTGTCTGGAACCTAGAGGAAGGAGAGGAGGGCGCGGCCAGGCTAGAGGGGTGGCTGGACACCATATCAGCACGTGCACCTGGCTCCTCCCTCGTAATCGTCGGCACCCACCTTGACAGAATAAAGAGCAACATCTCAGATTACGGGGAAGATTATGTCTCCCATATGCACAATGTGGTGGTCGAACTGTGCGAGCTTCCAAAGTACAACCGAATTTGTGTTAAGGCCATCAAAGAAGTAAGCTGCGGTTTGGAATCCAGAGAAG GGATTGATGACCTAAGAAACAAAATTTATGACATAGCTTCAAGCCTTCTGAAGAGTGGCCCAAACCAG GTTCCAGTCATGGGTGAGCCCATACCTCACAGCTACTTTACTGTGGAAGAACTCATCGCTAAGAAGCGAGAGGAGCTGAAGGCTGAGAAGAAGCTTCCCTTTATACACAGGGCGGAATTCGAAGCGTTAGTCACTGACACTACCCGAAGCGATGCACTCGATATTGAGGATCCAGACGACGTCAAGGAAATCACTAAATTCCTCCACGAGCGAG GCATCGTTATGCACTATGATGACCCAAACCAAGATCTTCAAGATTATTACTTCATTGATCCGGCCTGGCTTTGCGACCTGATGGCCCGGATCGTCACTCTACCGATAGCCAACCCCCACTTCAAAGAAGGAATTCTGTCAAAGGACAAGTTTGAATTCATATTCAGAGACGAAACGTTTCCCTACGAATACTACACACAGTTTGTACGACTACTCAATCGATTTCAAATTGCTTGTTCTCTGGACGAGAACCGGCTGCTGGTTCCATCAAAGCTACCTGAGGAAACACCAAAAGATGCCACTAGTGCAGATCTTCGCTACATAACCGTCAAACGATTTCATTCACTTCCTTTTATGCCGTACGGTTTCTGGGACCGTTTTATTGCAAGGTTTTTGTACTACACAAGGGACATGGTGGTTTCTGGTTGCACGCCTGTGCCATCGCCAGGCAGTCCTGCCTCTATGCTTCGGACTCCTTATGATTTGGATCCGTGCTGCTGCAAGTGTCGTTTGACAAGTGATGAGCCAATCGAAGAAGAAATCAGTGAGACAAGTGACAATGTAGCCACAGAGGACGTCAACGCCCACGAGGACCCTGAAAATTGCACTGGGGACGAAAACCGCAATGAAGTGACTGATGGGCTGGACCCGTATGCGAGGTACGTTCTTGAAGAAGACGTCGACGGCGTTTATATAAATGGTGTGTGGTTTAGCGGGATCACAAAAAATGGTGAAGATTCCAGTAGTGATGAGGACTGTAGTGATGACTACGAGGACTATGAAGAGTCAAGTTTCAATTCAAAAGACTCTGGGACCCCGTATAGAATACAAGTTATCCGACAAAATGGCTATGCTAAGCGATTTGTTGAAAAGCGAGCTGCGTCGGGAAGGAAAAGGAAACCACTTTCCCAGTCCTTCACTTCAGGAGAGCTACAAGCTGGTCTCAAACAAAACAGGTCTGCCCGTTTAAAAAAGAGCACATCAAACTCGTTACCAAAGCATTTACCCCAACGAAAGGAGATTGGGTCTCCAGCTGTCAGCCCGCTTTCAGCATCGCTAAACGGTTACCACCACGAGGCTGTGGTTCGGAGCGTAGGAAATGTATCTACATCACTTTCAGATCGAGGGACCTCATTTGAAAGCCGTGATCAAGCTAGAATTTTCTCTCACCAAGACGCGCCATCCTCGTGTCCCCATGTGGGATTCGGGACATCGAATACAATAGCATCTGGAGATCGATTCCATCAACAGCCAGGATCATCCGAAGATGATAGTTCGCTTCTTTCAACAAGTTCTTCGAATGGCGAGCAGGAAATTGAATCGAAGGTTCCCTCTACAGCAAGTGAATCAGTGAAAGGAGTTCTCTCTCCTACGCCTAGCCAGGACGAGGTATTTCTGCCAGAAAACAGCCGTGAAAAAGAGGGTCTTCATCCACAGCAACTTGATTTCGAAGAAAGAAACGCATCATCCAATATCGAAGAAAACGTCGAGGAAGCATCGAGTGCAGAAGGTGTTGTCCAGGAAAATTCAACAAGACGCTCTCGGATTTTAGATTTCTTGGAATGTCCAGTACATGAGCCAAACTGTCCATGCCTGAAAGAACACCAGGCCGGCTCTATTCCTGAGCTACCAAGTGATTTACCGACATTGATTGACAGGCATTTTCTGCGTTGCTGGCGATCAGGGGTGTGCTTGAGTCACCAAGATACGAATTTGTTTGTAAAAGTGTCCCACATTGGTGATCCGCAAGACAAAAGCCGTGAACTAATCGTCACTGAGGTCAGCCCAAACCGCCTCGGCAGAAGAATACTGAGCTACGTCGTTGATCACATCGATACATTGATCCGTGAATGGTATCCCGATCTCTCATTCACGGATGGCAGAGAGCTCAAAGTACGGCAAGCGATACCGTGTACAGTTTGCGAGCGACTAGGAACCACGCCTACAATGTTCCCTTTTGTGCAGTGCCAAGCCCAGAGCTCAATTTCGGACTCTATTCCCTGCCCCAATCACCCTGAAGTAGAGCTGAATCTCCACCTTGTTGCCCCAGACATTATGCTCCACGATGTAGACCCGGATCTACTGCTCTCCACAGAGGAAATCAAATACGAAAACACGGAATCTAATCTAATTGGAAGCGGGGGGTTCGGTAAAGTTGTTGTGCGTGGGGAATGTCGCGGTCAGCCTGTTGCCATTAAGTTCTTTGACAAATGCGATGATGAAATTGATCCTTTGAGACATTATTTCGAGGCGCGCAAGGAATTGAATGTGCTACGCCGAGTCCGGCAGCACCCTTACTTGATCAACATCATTGGGGTGTCTCTACGACCTCTCTGTCTCGTTCTTGAACTCGCAGAGAAAGGAAACCTGTCGGAATCACTGTCCAGCCCGATTCCGATCCACAGGATTGTGTTGTTTCGTATTGCTTACCAGATTGCGGACGCCCTTGCGTATCTACACACACTTGGAGTAATCTACCGTGACTTAAAACCAGAAAACATTCTGGTATGGTCTCTTAACGAAGGGGATGACCTGTACGTCAAGCTTATTGACTTTGGGACAGCAAACTTCGCTACATCTGCTGGCTTGATATCCATGAAGGGAACGTCGGGTAACCATGCTCCTGAGATGCTTGACGTCGAAAAGAGGGAATACACCGAGCAGGTAGACATCTACTCGTACGCTATTTTGCTCTACCAGATCATCACTCGAAAACTACCGTTTACGGAGCTGAAACGCGAACCTGAAATAAACCAAGCGGTGGTGAATGGTGAAAGACCCAAGTGGAGAGATTGTCCCGTCGCATTCTACGGGCTACCGTCCTTGACTGAGCTTATGCTTGAGTGCTGGGTCAGCAAACCAACTAGGCGACCAAAGTCAGGAGATATTACTCAGCAAGTCAAGATGCCCGCCTTCCAGCTTGTCCTCGGGAAGATGCATGTTCCATCGGAGCAATCAGTCAGGCATGCCTGCGTGGTACCGAATGCCAAGGAAATCTGGATTGCTTGCTTTGATCACACTGGGAACACCGTGTTGGTTTTTGACTACGATCATCTCGCTTTAAAGCACACATTCTCAGTAGATACATTTCAGGAAACCATCGACGCCTTCAAGGTGCAGTGTATGCATCTCGTAGGAGATCAGATGTTGATTGCTTTTCGAGGAAGCGATAATTTTATCAACGCATACTCTACAGGAGCTAAATATAAGCTGCTATGGAGCATCAGGTTTAACGAGaacattacttgtttgtcCTCCGATGGGAAGTACCTATTTGTTGGTATGAATGAAGGCGTGGTCAGAATCGTGCAAAGAAAGGACGTAAAGAAACACGAGAACAGACGATCAGATGTCAACATTAAAGTTGAGCGCCACCGAATCTTGTCCCTGATCGCCGTTGGGGACAGGTTATGGGTATCCTCTAGCAAGTACGTCTATACGTATTTCACCAAAGCTTGCGAGATGGAGGCATTTGACATGGAGTCCATGTGGTACGGGGGGATTGAGGGCTTTGAGGAGAGCCCCCAGACTCAGATGAGCAATTTAACTGTTTCTTTCGACGGTCTTCATGTCTGGACAACGTGTCGCTGTGTGCTTACCAAGTGGTGCCTGGAGACGAGGCAGAGAATATTCGACCTTGACTGCTCAGCTGTTATTCAGGGGATCTCCTCAGGCGGGCTTACTATCCAGGAGAGGGACGCGGACATAGTCTGCCTGGCGCCTGCACTGGACACTGTCTGGGTCGGTACGGGCAGTGGTCACATCCTGATTTGCAAATCGGAAGAGGCACGCCTCATCACTTGGTTCCGCCCATTCCAGGAAGTGCGCACCCTGTCATTGTGCACTGGCCCTGGTCCGTATGGCACGGAACAGTGCTTTGTCGTCAGCACAGGAAAGGGTCTACGCGGGGATGGGCTGGGTACTAGTAACCCCATAGTGTGCCCGTTGACCCCCGAGAGGGTCCACGAGGTTCAAGATGAAATGGTTATCCGCAAAAATGAGGAGGCCCGCGCTAAGACTCGCAAGCGAAGCCTATCTGCTCCTAAGCTGAAAAGCGGAAGTAGCGTTGACAACGAGGATGGAGGTATGGGAGCTCGTATTGTTTATAAGTCAACGATGATTGTGTGGGAGGCGCTAACCGCCAACGTGCTGGAGAGGATTGAGCACAAGAGTGGGCGTGTCATTAACCACGCGTTTTACGAAAAAGTACAGAATAGCCACACGTCGTGCCAGGCCACTGATGAAGTACTTAGATAG